The Candidatus Eisenbacteria bacterium DNA segment CGGCGACCAGGTTGCGCAGACCATCGTCGCGGACGGCGTGGGCGGCGCGATCATTGGCTGGCAGGACCCGCGCGGCGGGACCAGCGACGTCTACGCCCGAAGGATCGATGCCACCGGCACGCCCCAGTGGAGCGCCAACGGAGTGGCGTTGTGCACCGCCACCGGCGCGCAGCAGTCCCCGGCGTCGTGCACCGACGGCTCCGGCGGGGCGATCGTCGCCTGGCAGGACCCGCGCAGCGGCGTTCACGACATCTACGCGCAGCGGGTGGACCGCCTGGGGCGCCTGGCCGGCGAGGAGCCGGTGATCGTCTCGGTGCGCGATGTGGCCGGCGACCAGGGCGGCCAGGTGCGGATCAAGTGGAACGCCAGCCCCGCCGACACCCTTCCCAAGCTGTGGATCGGCGCCTACGGCATCTGGCGCCGGGTGACGGAGGGCGCGGCGGCCATGGCCGTTGCGCGCGGGGGGCGGTGGGCGGAGCGCGGCGCCGCGACGCAGGTGGCTCCGGGGATCTTCCGGTTCCGGCGGGACCAGGCCGGGGTGACGTACTGGGAGGGCGTGGGTGAGGTAGCCGCCCGCGGTGACGCCTGGTACACGTTCGTGGCCGGGACCTTCCAGGACTCCACCGGGGCGGCCAATCCCTACACCGCGTTCATGGTGGAGGCGTACCACGCCTGGGTCCCGGGCTACTGGGCCTCGCAGCCGGATTCGGGCTACTCGGTGGACAACCTGGTCCCCGCCGTGCCGGCCCCGTTCGCGGGCCACTACTCCGGCTCGGCCACCGCCCTCCACTGGGGCGGCAACACCGAGCACGACCTGGCGTCCTACCGGGTGCACCGCGGGGACAGCCCGGGCTTCGTGCCCGGTGCCGGAAACCTGGTGGTGGAGAAGCCCGACACCGGCTACGTGGATGTGGTCGCCGGCAGTCACTACTACAAGCTGTGCGCGGTGGACGCGCACGGCAACCTGAGCGGCTATGCGCTGCTCACGCCGCAGCAGGCGGGGGACGCGCCGGGCCCCGGCGCGGCGGTCCTGTGGTTGAGCCGGCCGGCGCCCAACCCGGCGCGGGGGAGCGCCGCGATGGCCTTTTCGCTGTCGCGGGAGGGCGAGGTGCGCCTGGGCGTGTACGACGTGACGGGCCGTCGGGTGCGGGAGCTGGTGCGGGGCGTGCGGGGGACCGGGGAGCACGCGGGGCGCTGGGACGGGCGGGACGGTTCCGGAGCCCCCGTGTCGGCGGGGCTGTACCTGGTGCGGTTGGAAGCCGAGGGCCGCACGCTGAGCATGAGGCTGACGCTGCTCCGTTGATGTGGAACGATGGGGTTCTCGAGGTGATCCTGCCGAGCCATCGTGAAGAATGCGGATTTCCGCGTTCTTCCTGCTTACGGAGAACCCCGGAGGCCAAGGCCCTCGGGGTTCTTTCGCTCCATCACCTCACGATCACCACGCGCGGAGACTCGAGTACGCGGGCCGCCGATTTCATTCCCATGAAATAGACGCCCGCCGCGACGGGGCAACCGTTGTCGTCGCGGAGGTTCCAAGTCGCCCGGCCAGAGGGATCGAGCATGAGGGAGCATACGCGGGATCCTGTGGCGGAGAAGACGGAGATCAGTCGCTCCTCGACGGACGAAGCGTCGCTCAGTCTGATCTGCACCCGACTGCCGGCGGGATTGGGCGACAGCAGGATTCGAGAGGTGGTGAGCGTCCGCGGATCGGGGTAAACGGCAGTGGCAGATGGGTCAGTGAGTGTCAGGGCGGTCAGGGAGTAGTCCAGGGTCAGGTTGATCTTGTAGGCGTCGTAGTTGACGAGACCGGCGGTCGAGCCGAGGGGATTCGGCGACGTGTCGTAGGAGAACTCCATCCCGTAGTTCCCTGAGACGTCGAAATAGAGAGGGTCGTTGAGCGGTTCCGCGCCGTTCAGGAGCGGGACGATTTCGATCGCGCGACCGGCCCCCGCATTGGCCAACAGCTTCGCGGTGAACGAAGTCAGGTCGAAGATGCCGCCGTCCACTCGCCGGACGAGGATCTGGGCCTTGGTCGGGTTCGGGCCGGCCGTGACGTATTGCGCTTCGATGCCGTCGGGCCATTGCACCCGGATCGGCCGCCCAATGGGATTTGTACCTCCCCCCGTGAACAGTTTGTCGCGGGTGCAGGTGAACACGTAGCCTTCGCAGCTGAACGTGTCCCAGGTCGTGCCGTTTTCCACGAGCGTGGCCACTTGACTCGGGTTGAAATACACGGTCACAACGGCGCCGGCTTCCCGCGGAAGCAGACACGCCAGAATTGCGGCCGACACCGCGGTGAATCCTCGCATTGCCTTCATGGTGCCGCCTTCCTCTGGGATGAAGCTCGCGCGTCCCGAATAACCGATGACGTCACCGACTAGCGGCGCCCCTTCCACAGCGCAAGTGCCCCCAATCCGGCGCCAAGCAACAGCACGGACGCCGGTTCTGGCACAAGCGGTCCGCCGGTCGTCGCTTGGAATGTGAAGAACGTCGAGGGATCGGTGGGATCGGTGGACATGCTCGAATCCCAGTAGAAATCGCCCCGCGTCGTCCCGAACCGCGCCTCGCGAGAAAGGAAGATTCTCCCTGTCGCGGGGCCGACGGGCGAGAGGAAGTTCCAGCCCGGGAGAACGTAACCGTCAACTGCGATCGCGAATTCCGGTCCGGAAGGCCCCTCCAAGTATCCCAACAGGATATAACCCGTGTCCGTCGTCCAGATCGCCGCCATGTGGGGGTCCGTGAGGGTCGCAGCACCCAATCCGTCTATGGTTACTGTCCCGGTTCCGGCTTCGTTGTAGTAGGGGGAGAGACCGCCATAATCCAGGGTCTCGTCAGTGTCCGCGGAGTAGTTGAACGTTACGAGAGCGTTGGTGAAGGAGGAGTTTCCGAGAACCCCACTTCCATTGCCCCACCAGGTGTAGGTAATGGGTACCGCTGAAGCCTGGACAGCGGTCAGGGTGAGCACGAATACCCCGACCAACGCGATCCTGTTCGCGCATCTCATGCTTCCTCCCGCGGCCCGTCGGACGACGGCGCCAAAAGGGCCCTGCTGATGGGAGCTCTCGGCGGGGACACTCACCGCTCCAAGCCCGTATCAAGGCGCTCCGGGTTCGCGCGAAAGAGTATACGCCCGCCGAGATCGGGGCTGCAACGCGCCTGAACCCGCCCCTGAACACGCCTGAACACGCATGAACCGAGTCTATTGACGTCCGGGAAGCCATTTCCAGGAGCCGTCTCTCGGGGGGGGCGGTTCTTTGGCATGGCGCATCCCGCTTGACATACATAGCAGCGTCATGTATGGTAGAGCAACGTATGGACATCAACAAGGATCGCGTCGCCGCTTCGGCCACGCCCCTCATCCTGGCGATCCTCGCCCGGCGTGACAGCTACGGCTATGCCATTCTTAAGCGGGTGAGCGAGCTCTCGGCCGGGCGGATGGAGTGGAGCGACGGCATGCTCTACCCGGTGCTGCACCGGCTCGAACGGCTCGGCTACATCGCGGGGAAGTGGNNNNNNNNNNNNNNNNNNNNNNNNNNNNTGGCAGAAGTCGGAGATCGGGCGGCAGCGCAAGTACTACCGGATCACGCCGCAGGGAAGGGAACAGCTCGCCGCGGAGCGACGGCAGTGGGAAGCCGTGGACGCCGCGTTGCGAAACGTCTGGTCCCTCCTGGCCGTGCGGACGGCTCCCGACCCCTTGCCCTGAAGGACTCTGATCGAATGAGCGTGGACGCTGAAGTGCTCGAACGCCAGATCGCGGAGTGGCGGACATTCGTCGCCCGCGGCAAGGCCATCGCGGGCCCCGATGTCGAGGAGCTCGAGGGACATCTGCGGGATCAGATCGAGGCGCTCACCGGCGCCGGCCTGGATGCCGACGAGGCCTTCCTGGTCGCGGTGAAGCGGATCGGCAGCCTGAACGCCCTGTCCCGTGAATTCGCCCGGGAGCACTCCGAACGGATGTGGCGGCAGCTCGTGCTCGGCGCGGACGGCTCCGGCGGGAAGCCGCTGCGGGCCGAACCGATCGTGGTCCTGGCTCTCGCGGTGGCGGCCGCCATTGCCATCAAGCTCCCGGAGCTCTTCGGCATCCACTTCGCGGCAGACAAACAGAATTTCTATGCACGCAACGTGGGCTTCTTCGTTCTCCCGATCCTGACCGCCTACCTGGCCTGGAAGCGGGACCTGGGCGCCGCGGGCCTGGTGCGGCTGCTCATTCCTTTCGCCGCGACCGCCCTGTTGGTGAACCTCTATCCGTTTGGGCCCCGGGGCGACACGTTCCGCCTGGCGGTGATCCACCTGCCCATCGCCCTGTGGCTGGTGGTGGGCCTGGCCTATGCCGGCTTCCGCTGGCGGGACTCGGATGAGCGCATGAACTTCATTCGATTCTCGGGCGAGTTGTTCATCTACTACGTCCTGATCGCGCTGGGCGGCGGAGTCCTGGCGATGTTCACGGCGGAGATGTTCAAGGCCATCGGCCTCCGGGCGGAGGGGTTCATCGTGCAGTGGCTGATGCCCTGCGGCGCGATGGGTGCGGTACTCATCGCATCCTGGCTCGTCGAAATGAAGCAGGGCGTGATCGAGAACATGGCCCCCGTGCTCACACGGATCTTCGCACCGCTCTTCACCGTGGTCCTGGTGGTGTTCCTGGCGACGATGATCTGGACGAGCCGCGGAATTGACCTCCGGCGGGAGGTCCTGATCGGCTTCGATCTGCTGCTCGCTGTCGTGCTCGGGCTCCTGCTGTACTCCGTTTCCGCGCGGGATCCGCTCGCGCCACCCGGCCCCTTCGATCTCCTCCATCTGACCCTCGTCGTGAGCGCGCTCGTGGTGGACGTGGTCGCCCTGGCGGCCATCGCGGCCCGGATCTCGGACTTCGGCTTCACGCCGAATCGCACCGCGGCGCTGGGCGAGAATCTGGTCCTGCTCGTCAATCTCGGCTGGTCGGCGTGGCTCTACGCCCGCTTCCTGCGGGGTCGGGCGCCATTCAGCGCCCTCGAGCGGTGGCAGACGTCGTATCTCCCCGTCTACTCCTTCTGGGCGGTCTTCGTGGTGGCCGCGTTCCCGCTCGTATTCGGCTTCGCGTGAAGCGCATTCCGCGCCGGAAGCGTCGGCGCACGGTCGCCACGTCCAGCCCATAGTCTTTCGTGGCAACGGTTTGCGTGAGCGGACCGCGATGGCTGATGCCCGGGTCTGGGCCTGGATTGACTCGCTTATGAGACCGTGATATCGTCACAGGGTTCGCTGGGAACCGCGAGACCGTCGGCTCCTCCGCAGTCCCGCGGAGGGACCCGCTTCCGGCGTGCCCGTGTATCCCTTATCGAGAGGAGACTCATTATGAAGGGCAAGCTCCTGCTGGCCGCGGTGCTCCTGCTTGTGAGCGTGGGCACCGTCGGAGCCAGCCCCTACCTGGTCTACGATTCCGGTGGCAGCCAGGACGTGATCCAGGCCGCCATGACGGCCTGCGGCTTCAGCTTCGATGTCCGCGACGCCTCCAACCCGGTCACCGCCGGCGACCTGGCCAGCCACAGGGCCCTGGTGGTCGGCTGGTCCGCCAGCGGCTTCGACATGTCCGGGCTCAACAGTTCGGTGCTCGAATCCGGCATCACCGGCAACATGGTCTTCACCGGTCACGACGCCGACTATCACACGGTCGCTGGCGTTGCCGCTGCGCAGTCGTTCATGACTCGCGCGGTCATCTTCGCGGGCTCAGACGTCAACTGCGGCATCCTGGCCTTCCCGGTTTACAGCTCCAGCCCGTTTGGCTACATGCCGGCGTCCTGGGGCATCAGCTCGTTCGGCGGCCTCACGAGTGAGACCATTGACGCGATCACCGCCGAAGGCGACGCCAGCGGGCTGTACAGCGGCCTCACGCTGGCCACGCTCTCCAACTGGGGACAGTCGTTCCACGCCGGCTTCACGCAGTGGGGACCGGGCATGAACCCGTTCGAGATCGGCAGCCCGCCGGAGCGGACCGTCGTGACCATCGGCACCACCAAGACTCCTGCGCCTCCGGTTCCCGAGCCGTCGGCCTGGATGCTCATGGGCCTGGGGCTGGCCGGCGCGGTCGTCGCGGGCAGGAAGATCGGGCAGTAACCTCTCGAAGATCCGAAATACAGGGCCCCGGCCGATTCGTCGGCCGGGGCTTTCTGTTGGGGGGATCCGGGGCGGGAGCGACGGTTGGGGGCCTCCCGGCCGGACGCGGACTCGGCCACCGGATTCTCCGACCCATCCCGCGCCGCGCCGCTGCATCCATGCGCGCATGACGCCCCAGTATCAACTCTGCCGCGTGCTCAATTATCTTGTCTCGGGTTCGAGGTTGCGGTACTGTCTTGAAATCCACGGGTTCGGCGCGGCCGTCCGCTGTCCCGCAGCCTGCTTGGGCCCGCTCTCCGCGGGCCCAGCGCTCCCTCGCCGAAAGGACACACCCATATGAAGAAACTCCTGATTGTCGGTATGGCGTTGATCGCCTGGGCCGGCCTTGCGTCGGCTGCCCCTTACCTCGTGTACGATTCCGGCGGCAGCCAGGACGTGATCCAGGCCGCAATGACCGCCAGCGGGTTCAGCTTCGACGTCCGTGACGCTTCCAACCCGGTCACTGCCGGTGACCTGGCCTCCCACAAGGCGCTGGTCGTCGGCTGGTCGGCCGGCGGGTTTGACATGTCCGGTCTGAACAGCGGGGTCCTCGCGGCCGGCATCACGGGCAACATGATCTTCCCCGGTCACGATGCCGACTATCACTCGGTTGCGGGCGTTGCGGCTGCCAAGTCGTTCTTTGACCGGGCGGTCCTCTTCGCGGGCTCGGACGTCAACTGCGGTATCCTGGCGTTCCCGGTCTACGATGCCAGCCCGTTCGGCTACCTGCCGTCCGCCTGGGGCATCACTGCCTACGGCGGGCTGACCAGCGAGACCATCGACGCCATCACCGTGGACGGCAACGCGAGCGGCCTGTACAGCGGCCTCACGCTGGCCACGCTCTCCAACTGGGGCCAGTCCTTCCACGCCGGCTTCTCGACGTGGGGCG contains these protein-coding regions:
- a CDS encoding PEP-CTERM sorting domain-containing protein, which codes for MKGKLLLAAVLLLVSVGTVGASPYLVYDSGGSQDVIQAAMTACGFSFDVRDASNPVTAGDLASHRALVVGWSASGFDMSGLNSSVLESGITGNMVFTGHDADYHTVAGVAAAQSFMTRAVIFAGSDVNCGILAFPVYSSSPFGYMPASWGISSFGGLTSETIDAITAEGDASGLYSGLTLATLSNWGQSFHAGFTQWGPGMNPFEIGSPPERTVVTIGTTKTPAPPVPEPSAWMLMGLGLAGAVVAGRKIGQ
- a CDS encoding PEP-CTERM sorting domain-containing protein, which translates into the protein MKKLLIVGMALIAWAGLASAAPYLVYDSGGSQDVIQAAMTASGFSFDVRDASNPVTAGDLASHKALVVGWSAGGFDMSGLNSGVLAAGITGNMIFPGHDADYHSVAGVAAAKSFFDRAVLFAGSDVNCGILAFPVYDASPFGYLPSAWGITAYGGLTSETIDAITVDGNASGLYSGLTLATLSNWGQSFHAGFSTWGAGMNPFEIGSPPTGAVVTIGTTKTPAPAVPEPSAWILMGLGLVGATATAAGRKLGQ
- a CDS encoding PEP-CTERM sorting domain-containing protein encodes the protein MRCANRIALVGVFVLTLTAVQASAVPITYTWWGNGSGVLGNSSFTNALVTFNYSADTDETLDYGGLSPYYNEAGTGTVTIDGLGAATLTDPHMAAIWTTDTGYILLGYLEGPSGPEFAIAVDGYVLPGWNFLSPVGPATGRIFLSREARFGTTRGDFYWDSSMSTDPTDPSTFFTFQATTGGPLVPEPASVLLLGAGLGALALWKGRR